A stretch of the Lytechinus variegatus isolate NC3 chromosome 5, Lvar_3.0, whole genome shotgun sequence genome encodes the following:
- the LOC121414881 gene encoding glycoprotein gp100-like, giving the protein MVLDSIAREAKNGVMGPEEEAGFSSSQSTEEDNNSAFNILDSSAFKILWSMTSNQEAPSKMIKTTSPLQQSISPRRQSTSPRRQLTSPLQQSTSPRRQLTSPLRQTTSPQRQTTSPMQQSTSPMQQSTSSRQSTSSRPSTSSRPSTSSRPSTSSRPSASPKPSATLPTISASQQLVNLDSERNNLLKKQNVLLERIAVSLERLTDNYSESA; this is encoded by the exons ATGGTGCTTGACTCCATTGCCCGGGAGGCCAAGAATGGCGTGATGGGCCCCGAGGAGGAGGCAGGATTCAGTTCTTCTCAA AGCACAGAGGAGGACAACAATTCAGCCTTTAATATCCTGGACAGCTCGGCTTTCAAAATCTTGTGGAGCATGACCTCGAACCAAGAAGCACCAAGCAAAATGATCAAAACGACCAGCCCACTACAACAATCAATCAGCCCACGACGACAATCAACCAGCCCACGACGACAATTAACCAGCCCACTACAACAATCAACCAGCCCACGACGACAATTAACCAGCCCTCTACGACAAACAACCAGCCCGCAACGACAAACAACCAGCCCAATGCAGCAATCAACCAGCCCAATGCAACAATCAACCAGCTCCAGACAATCAACCAGCTCCAGACCATCAACCAGCTCCAGACCATCAACCAGCTCCAGACCATCAACCAGCTCCAGACCATCTGCAAGCCCCAAGCCATCAGCAACACTCCCAACAATTAGTGCGTCACAGCAACTCGTTAACCTTGATTCTGAACGTAATAATTTACTGAAGAAACAGAATGTGCTCTTAGAGCGGATTGCTGTTAGCTTGGAGCGATTGACAGACAATTATTCTGAATCTGCATAG